From one Rhodovulum sp. ES.010 genomic stretch:
- a CDS encoding TRAP transporter small permease, translating into MAGYAPVLEDDSRLSRLDRVLYRVERVLAFLSGLAVFGLMVLAVLSVGGRNFLNQPLPGYVDWIQQAMPLIAFMGIAYTQRDGGHIRMDVLIGLLRGRLLWAAEFLTTLAMLVLMVLLVWGTWAHFERSFDFAAPMWSRDSSFDINLPLWPAKLLAPIAFAVLCLRLCLQLWGYGRGFLLGLVEPVAVPLTQSAAEQAAAEAEHVSGADG; encoded by the coding sequence ATGGCCGGCTATGCCCCGGTGTTGGAGGATGACAGCAGGCTCAGCCGCCTCGACCGCGTGCTTTACCGCGTCGAGCGCGTGCTGGCGTTCCTGTCCGGGCTGGCGGTCTTCGGCTTGATGGTATTGGCGGTGCTTTCGGTTGGCGGACGCAATTTCCTGAACCAGCCACTGCCGGGCTATGTCGACTGGATTCAGCAGGCGATGCCGCTGATCGCCTTCATGGGTATCGCGTATACCCAGCGCGATGGAGGCCATATCCGCATGGACGTGCTGATCGGGCTCCTGCGGGGCCGCCTACTCTGGGCGGCGGAATTCCTGACCACGCTGGCAATGTTGGTGCTGATGGTGCTGCTTGTCTGGGGCACCTGGGCGCATTTCGAACGCAGCTTCGATTTCGCGGCGCCGATGTGGAGCCGGGACTCCAGCTTCGACATCAACTTGCCGCTCTGGCCGGCGAAGCTGCTGGCCCCCATCGCCTTCGCGGTGCTGTGCCTGAGGCTCTGCCTGCAACTCTGGGGCTATGGCCGGGGCTTCCTTCTGGGGCTCGTGGAACCCGTCGCCGTGCCGCTGACGCAATCGGCAGCCGAGCAGGCCGCCGCCGAGGCCGAGCATGTCTCGGGCGCGGACGGCTGA
- a CDS encoding C4-dicarboxylate TRAP transporter substrate-binding protein, whose amino-acid sequence MKPLTGAAVAASITFAFASEALATEWNVSLWGKRRAFTEHVEKLAELVGEKTDGAFTLNISYGGLSKNTENLDGISIGAFEMAQFCAGYHRDKNPTITVLELPFLGVESLEQERELSMALYDHPAVVEDLARWNATLVMPSPLPQYNFVGVGEVPHSLDDFQGLPVRATGGIGAAMEMIGAVPTSMSATEVRQALDSGVVKAVSFAPHAHMSFGTIETGTWWTTNMNPGTVNCPVVVNTDALDALPDDHREALMGSVDEALDHYIDYYNNQTMAKWGPALDERGIERVTYTTEELAAFKSAAADPATQAWLEEMSARGLPAQDLYDFVTGKLGQ is encoded by the coding sequence ATGAAACCGCTGACCGGCGCGGCCGTAGCCGCGAGCATCACCTTCGCCTTCGCCAGCGAGGCGCTGGCAACCGAGTGGAACGTTTCGCTCTGGGGCAAGCGCCGCGCCTTCACCGAGCATGTCGAAAAGCTGGCGGAACTCGTCGGCGAGAAGACCGACGGCGCGTTCACGCTGAACATCTCCTATGGCGGGCTCTCGAAGAATACCGAGAACCTCGACGGCATTTCCATCGGCGCCTTCGAGATGGCGCAGTTCTGCGCGGGCTATCACCGCGACAAGAACCCCACGATCACCGTGCTGGAGCTACCCTTTCTCGGCGTCGAAAGCCTGGAGCAGGAGCGCGAGCTTTCGATGGCGCTCTACGATCACCCGGCGGTTGTGGAGGACCTGGCGCGCTGGAACGCGACGCTCGTGATGCCCTCGCCGCTGCCGCAGTACAATTTCGTCGGCGTGGGCGAGGTGCCCCACAGCCTGGACGATTTTCAGGGCCTGCCGGTCCGCGCCACCGGCGGGATCGGCGCGGCGATGGAAATGATCGGCGCGGTGCCGACCTCGATGTCGGCGACCGAGGTGCGCCAGGCGCTGGATTCCGGCGTGGTCAAGGCGGTGTCCTTCGCGCCACACGCCCACATGTCCTTCGGCACGATCGAAACCGGCACCTGGTGGACGACGAATATGAACCCCGGTACGGTGAACTGCCCCGTCGTGGTCAACACCGACGCGCTGGACGCGTTGCCCGATGACCACCGCGAGGCGCTGATGGGGTCGGTGGACGAGGCGCTGGACCACTACATCGACTACTACAACAACCAGACGATGGCGAAGTGGGGGCCGGCGCTGGACGAGCGCGGGATCGAGCGGGTGACCTACACGACCGAGGAACTCGCCGCCTTCAAGTCCGCCGCCGCCGACCCCGCCACGCAAGCCTGGCTCGAGGAGATGAGCGCCCGCGGCCTGCCCGCGCAGGACCTCTACGACTTCGTCACCGGCAAGCTCGGTCAGTGA
- a CDS encoding tellurium resistance protein, producing the protein MAKTPPPLFAPRPRFGAATPPAIFGPVFGALGLGLAWRAAAEVFAVPPAIGDLVLGAVTLLFLFCVVAYGVKAARRPGVVAEDLRILPGRAGLSAGALSIYLVAASLVPLAPGLAALLLWAGLAMHAVLAALVVRVFASAPAEQRAVTPVWHLQFVGFIVAALAAAPLGFAGLASALLHGTAAMAVAIWTVSLVQMVRRRVPAPLRPLLAIHLAPACLLATVAALLGRPDVAAASGLLATLILAVLLVRLPWLLRAGFSPLWSAFTFPLAAYAGMGLVLAAAGQGAAFRLLGGLALVGATLAIPPILIAIMRSWAKGILGPKTNAVQA; encoded by the coding sequence ATGGCCAAAACACCGCCCCCGTTGTTTGCCCCGCGCCCGCGTTTCGGCGCGGCGACGCCGCCCGCGATCTTCGGCCCCGTGTTCGGCGCGCTCGGGCTGGGGCTGGCGTGGCGCGCCGCGGCGGAGGTCTTCGCCGTGCCTCCCGCGATCGGCGATCTCGTGCTCGGTGCGGTCACGCTTTTGTTCCTGTTCTGTGTCGTCGCCTACGGGGTCAAGGCGGCGCGCCGGCCCGGCGTCGTGGCCGAGGATTTGCGCATTCTCCCGGGCCGGGCCGGGCTATCGGCTGGGGCGCTCTCGATCTATCTCGTTGCGGCGAGCCTCGTCCCGCTCGCGCCCGGACTTGCGGCGCTGCTGCTCTGGGCGGGCTTGGCGATGCACGCCGTTCTGGCGGCGCTGGTGGTCCGCGTCTTCGCGTCCGCTCCGGCGGAGCAGCGCGCGGTGACGCCGGTCTGGCACCTGCAATTCGTCGGCTTCATCGTGGCCGCACTTGCCGCGGCACCCCTCGGTTTCGCGGGCCTGGCCAGTGCGCTGCTCCATGGGACCGCGGCGATGGCGGTGGCGATCTGGACGGTGAGCCTCGTCCAAATGGTCCGGCGGCGCGTTCCCGCGCCGCTGCGGCCGCTCCTTGCGATCCATCTCGCCCCTGCATGCCTTCTTGCGACGGTGGCAGCCCTGCTGGGGCGGCCCGACGTCGCAGCCGCCTCGGGTCTGCTTGCCACGCTGATCCTGGCTGTCCTGCTGGTGCGGCTTCCGTGGCTTCTGCGGGCGGGGTTCTCGCCACTCTGGAGCGCCTTCACATTCCCGCTGGCGGCCTATGCGGGCATGGGGCTTGTCTTGGCGGCGGCCGGGCAGGGGGCGGCCTTCCGTCTCCTGGGTGGGCTTGCGCTGGTCGGCGCCACGCTTGCGATCCCACCCATCCTGATCGCGATCATGCGGAGCTGGGCCAAGGGCATTCTCGGCCCCAAGACGAACGCCGTGCAGGCCTGA
- the cowN gene encoding N(2)-fixation sustaining protein CowN, with the protein MQDQAADRYVSFVGIGCDGKADRLMAMLAAGMQESDSRWVGYFTQKLAEKVRMEDDNLRFVGAQVNTLAAFFEEVGDDVAQALLRDFEETCC; encoded by the coding sequence ATGCAGGATCAGGCAGCCGATCGCTATGTCAGTTTCGTCGGCATCGGTTGCGATGGAAAGGCCGACCGGCTGATGGCCATGCTTGCCGCGGGCATGCAGGAGAGCGATTCGCGCTGGGTCGGGTATTTCACCCAGAAGCTGGCAGAAAAGGTTCGGATGGAAGACGACAATCTGCGTTTCGTCGGCGCCCAGGTGAACACCCTCGCCGCCTTCTTCGAGGAGGTCGGCGACGACGTGGCCCAGGCGCTGCTGCGCGATTTCGAAGAGACCTGCTGCTAG
- the guaB gene encoding IMP dehydrogenase codes for MEIREALTFDDVLLVPGASSVLPNQADTSTQVTRAIRLNVPLLSSAMDTVTEHRMAIAMAQTGGIGVVHRNLTVEEQAREVRRVKRFESGVVYSPITLRPDQTLADAKAMIERYNFTGFPVVDDTGHVVGIVTNRDMRFASGDATPVRAMMTHENLAMLREPADRAEALNLMKERRIEKLLIVDEAGRLTGLLTLKDTEQAVMNPQASKDELGRLRVAAATTVGDAGFERSEALIDAGVDMIVIDTAHGHSEGVARAVERVKKANGSVQVMAGNVATAEATRALIDAGADAIKVGIGPGSICTTRMVAGVGVPQLTAIMDCVAAAGDVPVVADGGIKFSGDFAKAVAAGAACAMVGSMLAGTEESPGEVILYQGRSFKAYRGMGSLGAMARGSADRYFQKDAASDKLVPEGIEGQVPYKGAAGAVIHQLVGGLRAAMGYTGCATVDEMRRNCRFVRITGAGLKESHVHDVQITRESPNYRIM; via the coding sequence ATGGAGATTCGCGAGGCGCTCACCTTCGACGACGTTCTACTCGTGCCGGGTGCAAGCTCGGTCCTGCCGAACCAGGCCGACACCTCGACCCAGGTAACCCGCGCGATCCGGCTCAACGTGCCGCTGCTTTCCTCGGCAATGGACACCGTCACCGAACACCGTATGGCGATCGCCATGGCGCAGACGGGCGGAATCGGGGTGGTCCACCGCAACCTGACCGTCGAGGAACAGGCCCGAGAGGTGCGGCGGGTGAAACGGTTCGAGTCGGGGGTTGTCTACAGCCCGATCACGCTTCGCCCAGACCAGACGCTGGCCGACGCTAAAGCTATGATCGAAAGGTATAATTTCACGGGATTCCCCGTAGTCGACGATACCGGCCACGTCGTCGGCATCGTCACCAACCGTGACATGCGTTTCGCCAGCGGCGATGCGACGCCGGTGCGGGCGATGATGACGCATGAGAACCTTGCGATGCTGCGCGAACCCGCCGACCGGGCAGAAGCGCTGAACCTGATGAAGGAACGCCGCATCGAGAAGCTCTTGATCGTCGACGAGGCGGGCCGGCTGACCGGGTTGCTCACGCTGAAAGACACCGAACAGGCGGTGATGAACCCGCAGGCCAGCAAGGACGAACTCGGCCGGCTGCGCGTCGCTGCGGCGACCACCGTGGGCGATGCCGGGTTCGAGCGGTCCGAGGCGCTGATCGATGCGGGCGTCGACATGATCGTGATCGACACCGCGCACGGGCATTCCGAAGGGGTGGCGCGGGCCGTGGAACGTGTCAAGAAGGCCAACGGTTCCGTGCAGGTCATGGCGGGCAACGTGGCGACGGCCGAGGCCACGCGGGCGCTGATCGATGCGGGCGCCGACGCGATCAAGGTCGGAATCGGGCCGGGCTCGATCTGCACGACGCGGATGGTCGCGGGCGTGGGCGTGCCGCAACTGACGGCGATCATGGATTGCGTCGCGGCGGCGGGCGATGTGCCCGTGGTGGCCGATGGCGGCATCAAGTTTTCCGGCGATTTTGCCAAGGCGGTCGCGGCCGGCGCGGCCTGCGCGATGGTGGGCTCCATGCTGGCGGGCACCGAGGAAAGTCCCGGCGAGGTGATCCTCTACCAGGGCCGCAGCTTCAAGGCGTATCGCGGCATGGGAAGCCTCGGCGCCATGGCGCGCGGCTCCGCCGACCGCTACTTCCAGAAGGACGCGGCCTCGGACAAGTTGGTGCCCGAGGGGATAGAGGGGCAGGTGCCCTACAAGGGCGCGGCCGGCGCCGTGATTCACCAGTTGGTGGGGGGACTGCGGGCGGCGATGGGCTATACCGGCTGCGCCACCGTGGATGAGATGCGCCGCAATTGCCGTTTCGTGCGGATCACCGGAGCGGGGCTGAAGGAAAGCCATGTCCACGATGTCCAGATCACGCGGGAATCCCCCAACTACCGGATCATGTAG
- a CDS encoding permease — MAQFVDLWNSAAVTSLGLFWMAFWAFGLGYLVSSIVQVFVTRARMRGSMGEDGPKSVALGTVFGFISSSCSFAALATTRALFAKRAGLVPSLAFLLASTNLVIELGIVISVFLAWQFVVAEYLGGLMLILLMWGVVRLTYPERLTAQARERAQVAEGSEEQEVSDWRKLAASLEGWGRVASRYVMEWKMVWKDVTIGFTVAGIIAAFVPRAFFEALFVGSGRGDPALWHLALQAVVGPVAAFFTFIGSMGNIPLAAVLYSNGVSFAGIVAFIFSDLVVFPVLRIQATYYGWRMAAYIATVFLAVLVATALIVHLGFDALGVLPDPAGAERVIDREFFTIDYTLALNVLFGALSLAFLAWKARRHGVDVAPPSAWGERILFGLALLSFAWLGLGVMAPVVLGAA, encoded by the coding sequence ATGGCGCAGTTTGTGGATCTGTGGAACAGCGCGGCCGTAACTTCCCTCGGCCTGTTCTGGATGGCGTTCTGGGCCTTCGGGCTCGGCTATCTTGTCTCGTCGATCGTCCAAGTTTTCGTCACGCGCGCGCGCATGCGCGGCAGCATGGGCGAGGACGGACCGAAGAGCGTGGCATTGGGCACGGTCTTCGGGTTCATCTCCAGTTCGTGCTCCTTCGCGGCGCTGGCGACGACGCGCGCGCTGTTTGCGAAGCGCGCGGGCCTCGTGCCGTCGTTGGCTTTCCTTCTGGCATCGACAAACCTCGTCATCGAGCTTGGCATCGTTATCTCGGTCTTCCTGGCCTGGCAGTTCGTGGTGGCCGAGTACCTGGGTGGGCTGATGCTGATCCTGCTGATGTGGGGCGTGGTGCGGCTTACCTATCCCGAGCGCCTCACCGCGCAGGCGCGTGAACGGGCGCAGGTGGCGGAAGGCAGCGAGGAGCAGGAGGTGTCCGATTGGCGCAAGCTGGCCGCAAGCCTGGAGGGCTGGGGCCGCGTCGCGTCGCGCTACGTCATGGAATGGAAGATGGTCTGGAAGGACGTGACCATCGGGTTCACCGTGGCCGGTATCATCGCCGCCTTCGTGCCGCGGGCGTTCTTCGAGGCGCTTTTTGTCGGTTCGGGACGTGGCGATCCGGCGCTCTGGCACTTGGCACTTCAGGCGGTTGTCGGGCCGGTGGCCGCTTTCTTCACCTTCATCGGGTCGATGGGCAACATCCCGCTGGCCGCGGTGCTCTATTCCAACGGGGTCAGCTTCGCCGGGATCGTCGCCTTCATCTTCTCCGACCTCGTCGTTTTCCCGGTGCTGCGCATCCAGGCCACCTATTACGGCTGGCGGATGGCGGCTTACATCGCCACCGTCTTCCTGGCCGTCTTGGTGGCGACGGCGCTGATCGTGCATCTTGGCTTCGACGCGCTTGGCGTGCTGCCCGATCCGGCCGGGGCCGAACGCGTGATCGACAGGGAGTTCTTTACCATCGACTACACGCTGGCGCTGAACGTCTTGTTTGGCGCCCTTTCCTTGGCGTTCCTGGCCTGGAAGGCGCGGCGCCACGGGGTCGATGTGGCGCCGCCCTCTGCTTGGGGAGAGCGGATACTGTTCGGGCTCGCCCTTCTGTCCTTTGCCTGGCTGGGGCTCGGCGTGATGGCGCCCGTCGTGCTTGGGGCTGCGTGA
- a CDS encoding RsmB/NOP family class I SAM-dependent RNA methyltransferase, whose translation MTPGARIAAAADLLDGWRAGEPVERLLTTWARQNRYAGSRDRAAVRDHVFDALRRWRSSVALGGAETGRGVMIGLLRGQGIDPRTVFTGEGHAPAVLSVEENADGLAPDALSEDVACDCPAALAADLRASLGAEFRPVMEALRHRAPVFLRVNLRAATPVGAAEALAQDGIATRPHALSPTALDVTANARRVQRSRAFLDGLVELQDAASQAVADMMPAGGGARVLDYCAGGGGKTLALAARGEARFFAHDADAGRMRDLPARAARAGVAVACVATADLAQAAPFDLVLCDVPCSGSGAWRRSPEAKWRTTPDDLARLTTTQAAILDAAATLVAPGGRLGYVTCSLIESENAAQVAGFRARHAGWRIEAERRLTPLDGGDGFYAAVLARM comes from the coding sequence ATGACCCCCGGCGCCCGGATCGCAGCGGCAGCGGACCTGCTCGACGGGTGGCGCGCGGGGGAGCCGGTGGAACGGCTGCTGACGACCTGGGCGCGACAGAACCGCTATGCCGGGTCGCGGGATCGTGCCGCGGTGCGCGACCACGTTTTCGACGCGCTGCGCCGGTGGCGTTCGTCCGTGGCGCTCGGGGGCGCAGAGACTGGCCGCGGTGTCATGATCGGCTTGTTGCGCGGCCAAGGAATCGACCCGCGGACAGTGTTCACCGGCGAGGGCCACGCGCCGGCTGTTCTCAGTGTAGAGGAAAACGCCGACGGCCTGGCACCGGATGCGCTATCCGAAGATGTGGCGTGCGATTGCCCTGCCGCGCTGGCAGCGGATCTGCGCGCAAGCCTTGGCGCCGAGTTCCGCCCGGTGATGGAGGCGTTGCGCCATCGCGCCCCGGTCTTCCTCCGGGTCAACCTGCGCGCCGCTACCCCCGTCGGCGCGGCCGAGGCCCTGGCGCAGGACGGGATCGCGACACGGCCCCACGCCCTGTCGCCCACCGCGCTCGACGTCACGGCGAACGCCCGCCGCGTGCAGCGGTCCCGTGCCTTCTTGGACGGGTTGGTGGAGTTGCAGGACGCGGCCTCGCAGGCCGTGGCGGACATGATGCCCGCGGGCGGGGGCGCCCGCGTTCTCGACTATTGCGCGGGGGGCGGCGGCAAGACCCTGGCGCTCGCGGCGCGCGGCGAGGCGCGGTTCTTTGCCCATGATGCCGACGCGGGCCGGATGCGTGACCTGCCCGCACGAGCCGCGCGGGCGGGCGTCGCGGTTGCTTGCGTCGCGACCGCGGACTTGGCGCAGGCCGCGCCGTTCGATTTGGTGCTCTGCGACGTGCCGTGCTCGGGCAGCGGCGCCTGGCGGCGGAGTCCGGAGGCCAAGTGGCGGACGACGCCCGACGATCTGGCTCGTCTCACGACGACCCAGGCGGCGATTCTGGATGCGGCCGCCACGCTTGTCGCGCCCGGGGGGCGTCTTGGCTACGTCACCTGTTCGCTGATCGAATCTGAGAATGCCGCACAGGTGGCGGGTTTTCGCGCGCGGCATGCGGGTTGGCGAATCGAGGCCGAACGCCGGCTCACGCCGCTGGACGGGGGCGACGGCTTCTACGCCGCGGTGCTGGCGCGCATGTGA
- a CDS encoding ATP-binding protein, which produces MPRLLPAMSTVRQSAAAYAERAWAILLGGIALALIARATPMPWLAIVLLSVAATLAVLAAFLRVAGFMGRRLPAGRLRRICAGASGACVLTDGRGEVLLANPAALRRVAVTRGRPFAAALAAVFADPDRAVADLLGAARRGETATHVRPGADGAMRLRVERAAPGVFTWHLDSAGTIGGDSALPMLRLDARDRVLALNAAARHLLGETPATLAQLRQRADGTCYADGEEIEIDTADGPQRRRLMTMPTREGQRELYLLPAGRRGRAQQDAPDGLLDALPVAILRLDTDGTVRLSNTRARQLLDHSEQAGINLCDHLDGLGRPVSDWLAEAAEGRTSNASEILRVVRPDRELFVQVALAPMEGGGLVAVLHDVTEMKTLEAQFTQSQKMQAIGQLAGGVAHDFNNLLTAISGHCDLLMLRHDTGDPDYADLVQIHQNANRAASLVGQLLAFSRKQTLSPEVLDLRDTMGELAHLLDRLVGEKVRLRIRHGENLPAIRADKRKLEQVVMNLVVNARDAMPRGGEIRLETEILELDSDMRRDRAAVPAGTYALVRVRDEGEGIPGDKLPKIFEPFFTTKRPGEGTGLGLSTVYGIVKQTGGFIFVDSEVGEGSTFTLYLPAYRGGAEQAAGESETGEDDLPEGGVVLLVEDEAPVRSFAARALALDGHTVLEAETGEEALDLLADAAMRVDVFVTDVVMPGLDGPSWVAQALEDRPGTRVVFVSGYAEDSFGEIRGRIPHSVYLPKPFSLADLTATVQRQLRSARADLGGHADPAAAMLS; this is translated from the coding sequence GTGCCGCGCCTCCTCCCCGCGATGTCGACCGTCCGCCAGAGCGCGGCCGCCTATGCCGAGCGCGCTTGGGCGATCCTGCTTGGCGGCATTGCCCTGGCGCTGATCGCGCGGGCCACGCCGATGCCCTGGCTTGCGATCGTTCTGCTTTCGGTCGCGGCCACGCTCGCCGTCCTTGCCGCCTTCCTGAGGGTCGCCGGGTTCATGGGGCGTCGGCTGCCGGCCGGGCGCCTTCGACGCATTTGTGCGGGCGCTTCAGGCGCCTGCGTGCTGACGGATGGCCGGGGCGAGGTGCTGCTGGCCAATCCCGCCGCATTGCGCCGGGTCGCGGTGACACGTGGCCGACCCTTTGCGGCGGCGCTGGCGGCCGTGTTCGCAGATCCCGACCGGGCTGTGGCCGATTTACTGGGGGCGGCCCGGCGCGGCGAGACCGCGACCCATGTTCGGCCCGGCGCGGACGGCGCGATGCGGCTTCGGGTCGAACGCGCCGCCCCCGGGGTGTTCACCTGGCATCTCGACAGCGCCGGAACGATCGGCGGTGACAGCGCGCTGCCGATGCTGCGGCTCGATGCCCGTGACCGGGTTCTGGCGTTGAACGCGGCGGCCCGGCATCTGCTTGGCGAAACGCCCGCCACTCTGGCCCAGTTGCGACAGCGTGCCGATGGCACCTGCTATGCCGACGGCGAGGAGATCGAGATCGATACCGCCGACGGGCCGCAGCGGCGGCGGCTCATGACGATGCCAACCCGCGAAGGTCAGCGCGAGCTCTACCTTCTGCCGGCCGGACGCCGCGGACGCGCGCAGCAGGACGCGCCGGACGGGCTTCTCGACGCGCTTCCCGTGGCGATCTTGCGGCTCGATACCGATGGCACCGTGCGGCTTTCGAACACCCGGGCGCGGCAACTGCTCGACCATTCCGAGCAGGCCGGGATCAACCTCTGCGACCATCTCGACGGTCTCGGCCGCCCGGTGAGCGATTGGCTGGCCGAGGCGGCCGAGGGGCGCACCAGCAATGCCTCTGAGATACTGCGTGTCGTCCGGCCAGACCGGGAGCTTTTCGTGCAGGTGGCGCTGGCGCCCATGGAGGGCGGCGGACTGGTTGCGGTGCTGCACGACGTCACCGAGATGAAGACGCTCGAGGCGCAGTTCACCCAGAGCCAGAAGATGCAGGCCATCGGCCAACTCGCCGGCGGCGTCGCGCATGATTTCAACAATCTGCTGACCGCGATCTCCGGCCATTGCGATCTTCTGATGCTGCGCCACGATACGGGCGATCCCGACTACGCCGATCTCGTCCAGATACACCAGAACGCGAACCGTGCCGCATCATTGGTGGGTCAATTGCTGGCGTTTTCCCGCAAGCAGACGCTGAGCCCCGAGGTTCTGGACCTTCGCGACACCATGGGCGAGCTGGCGCATCTGCTCGACCGACTGGTCGGCGAGAAGGTGCGGTTGCGCATCCGACATGGCGAGAACCTGCCGGCGATCCGCGCCGACAAGCGCAAGCTCGAACAGGTCGTGATGAACCTCGTGGTGAACGCGCGCGACGCGATGCCGAGGGGCGGCGAGATCCGGCTGGAGACCGAGATTCTGGAGCTGGATAGTGACATGCGCCGCGACCGCGCCGCGGTGCCCGCGGGCACCTATGCGCTGGTCCGCGTCCGCGACGAGGGTGAGGGCATCCCGGGCGACAAGCTGCCCAAGATATTCGAGCCGTTCTTCACCACCAAGCGGCCGGGCGAGGGCACGGGGCTTGGCCTGTCCACGGTCTATGGGATCGTCAAGCAGACCGGCGGGTTCATCTTCGTCGACAGCGAGGTAGGCGAGGGCAGCACCTTCACGCTCTACTTGCCGGCCTACCGGGGCGGTGCAGAGCAGGCGGCCGGCGAGAGTGAGACCGGAGAGGACGACCTGCCGGAGGGCGGCGTGGTGCTGTTGGTCGAGGACGAGGCACCGGTGCGCTCCTTCGCGGCGCGGGCGCTGGCGCTCGATGGCCATACCGTGCTGGAAGCCGAGACCGGCGAAGAGGCGCTCGACCTGTTGGCCGACGCGGCGATGCGGGTCGACGTCTTCGTCACCGATGTCGTGATGCCGGGGCTCGACGGGCCGAGTTGGGTTGCGCAAGCGCTCGAGGATCGCCCGGGCACCCGCGTGGTTTTCGTTTCCGGGTATGCCGAGGATAGTTTCGGGGAGATCCGCGGACGCATCCCGCACTCGGTTTACCTGCCCAAGCCTTTCTCCCTTGCCGATCTGACGGCGACCGTTCAGCGCCAGTTGCGCTCCGCGCGCGCAGACCTCGGCGGCCACGCCGATCCGGCGGCCGCGATGCTTTCGTAA
- a CDS encoding gamma-glutamyl kinase has translation MSAFVRLLFLTYEIKPRTFQVKFKHSQHSRKRLRIRSRAFGTVAAPWRGPEMLLFAREKIVLLSVPKTGTSAWAAALGAQASLVLRAPPALKHMPLRRFRRRLLPLLEASGVTGLEIVAVMRAPEDWLGSWYRYRRRPALNGQPASTGSVSFDAFVRAYLAEDRPAYADLGSQARFLDPGDSGPPVDHLFRYENPGALVAFLESRLGRRIDLPRRNRSPAMPLALSPATRTRLRAERAADFALYESIAAAGSAWPPRSARAERNWR, from the coding sequence ATGTCCGCATTTGTTCGCCTCTTGTTCCTCACTTATGAGATCAAACCGCGAACATTTCAAGTTAAATTCAAGCATTCGCAGCATTCGCGGAAACGGTTAAGGATTCGTTCACGCGCGTTTGGCACGGTCGCGGCACCATGGCGGGGCCCAGAGATGTTGTTGTTCGCAAGGGAAAAGATTGTTCTGCTTTCAGTGCCGAAAACCGGCACCAGCGCCTGGGCCGCGGCGCTTGGCGCGCAGGCGAGCTTGGTTCTGCGGGCGCCGCCGGCGCTGAAGCACATGCCGCTTCGGCGATTCCGCCGACGCCTGCTGCCCCTGCTGGAAGCGTCCGGCGTCACGGGTCTCGAAATCGTGGCGGTAATGCGCGCGCCCGAGGACTGGCTGGGAAGCTGGTATCGCTATCGCCGCCGGCCCGCTCTCAACGGCCAGCCCGCCAGCACCGGGAGTGTGAGTTTCGATGCCTTCGTGCGCGCCTACCTGGCCGAGGACCGGCCCGCCTACGCCGATCTCGGCAGCCAGGCGCGGTTCCTCGATCCCGGCGACAGCGGGCCGCCGGTCGACCATCTCTTCCGCTATGAGAATCCGGGCGCCCTGGTCGCCTTCCTGGAAAGCCGGCTCGGCCGCCGGATCGACCTGCCTCGCCGCAACCGATCCCCGGCGATGCCGTTGGCGCTTTCGCCCGCGACCCGCACGCGGCTCCGGGCCGAACGTGCCGCCGATTTCGCGCTTTACGAAAGCATCGCGGCCGCCGGATCGGCGTGGCCGCCGAGGTCTGCGCGCGCGGAGCGCAACTGGCGCTGA